GTCGAGGCCGACCTGTCCGTCAACGACACGCTGCGTCCGGTCTCGCGCTACTTCGACCGGGTGACACGCCCCGAGGCGCTGATCCCGTCCGCGCTGAACGCCGTACGCGTGCTCACGGACCCGGTGGAGACCGGCGCCGTCACGCTCTCCCTGCCGCAGGACGTGCAGGCGGAGGCGTACGACTGGCCGGAGGAGTTCTTCGCCGAGCGCGTCTGGCACGTCCGGCGTCCCGCGCCCGACCCGTACGAGCTGGCCGAGGCGGTCCGGGCGATCCGCGCCGCCGGGCGCCCGCTGATCGTCGCGGGCGGCGGCATCCACCACAGCCAGGCCGAGGAGGCGCTGAAGTCCCTGGTGGACGCCACCGGCATCCCTGTCGCGTCCACGCAGGCCGGCAAGGGTTCCCTGCGCCACGACCACCCCGCCGACCTGGGCGGTATCGGCCACACCGGTACGGCCGTCAGCGACGACCTGGCCCGCACCGCCGACCTGGTCATCGGCGTCGGCACCCGCTACACCGACTTCACGACCGCCTCGAACACCCTGTTCCAGAATCCCGGCGTGCGGTTCCTCAACCTCAACATCGCCGCCTTCGACGCCCACAAGCTGGCGGCGCGGACGCTGGTCTGCGACGCGCGGGCGGGACTCACGGCGTTGACGGAGGCGTTGTCCGGTCACCGTGTGAACTCGGCTTACGAGGCCGAGTACGGCGTCGGCAAGGAACGCTGGGAGCAGGTTGTCGACGCCGCTCTCAGCGCTTCCGACGAGAACGTCGTCCCCACCCAGACCCAGGTGCTGGGCGCGCTCGACTCGGTGGTCGGGGACGACGACGTGATCATCAACGCGGCCGGTTCGCTCCCCGGTGACCTGCACAAACTGTGGCGGGCCCGCAGCCCCCGCCAGTACCACCTGGAGTACGGCTACTCCTGCATGGGCTACGAGATCCCGGCGGGGATCGGCGTCCAGCAGGCAGCCCCGGACACCCCGGTCTGGTCGCTGGTCGGCGACGGCACCTATCTGATGATGCCGACGGAGATCGTCACCGCCGTCCAGGAGGGCCTGCCGGTCAACCTGGTCCTCATCCAGAACCACGGGTACGCCTCCATCGGCGGCCTCTCCGAGTCGGTCGGCGGCGAGCGCTTCGGCACCCCCTACCGCTACCGGGCCGCCGACGGCACCTTCACCGGCGCCCCGCTGCCGGTCGACCTGGCGGCGAACGCGGCCAGCCTCGGCATGGATGTCCTGCGCGCCAAGACCGTGGGCGAACTGCGCACGGCCCTGGCCACGGCCCGCGCCTCGGACCGGCCGACCTGCGTGTACGTCGAGACGGACCCGACGCCGACCGCTCCCCCGGCGGAGGCCTGGTGGGACGTACCGGTCGCCGAGACCGCCACCCGCGAGTCCGCCGTACAGGCCCGCGAGGAGTACGAACGCCAGGTCGCCGACCGCCGCCGGCATCTCTGACCCCCGGTGGACGAAGGCATCAACCTCGTTCACCGCAGCCGCTCCTGACGCATCGTCATCAACTGAAGGGAGGTGCCCCGGTGGCGACACCCGGTGATCGTGCCCGCGGGGTGTCCGGCTCCCCGCTGGACACCCTGGACTTCACGCTGGACCGCTCCAGCCCCGTCCCGCTCTACTACCAGCTGGCCCAGCAGCTGGAGGCGGCGATCGAGCACGGGGTGCTGGCGCCGGGCAATCTCCTGGGCAACGAGATCGACCTGTCGGTCCGCCTCGGCCTGTCCCGGCCCACGGTCCGCCAGGCGATCCAGTCCCTGGTGGACAAGGGCCTGCTGGTACGCAGGCGGGGCGTCGGTACGCAGGTGGTGCACAGCCAGGTCAAGCGCCCGCTCGAACTGAGCAGTCTGTACGACGACCTGGAGACGGCCGGCCAGGGGCCCACCACGCAGGTCGTGCGCAACGAGCGGCAGCCGGCGACCGCCGAGGTCGCCGCGGCCCTCGGGGTGAAGGAGGGCAGCGAGGTCGTCGTGCTGGAGCGGCTGCGCTGCGCGCACGGGGAACCGGTGGCGTTCCTCTGCAACTATCTGCCCTCGGGCCTCCTCGAACTCGACGCCTCCCGACTGGAGTCGACGGGCCTGTACCGGATGATGCGCAGCGCGGGCATCACCCTGCACAGCGCCCGCCAGACCGTCGGCGCCCGCTCGGCCACGGCGGCGGAGGCCCGACGCCTGGAGGAGGCGGAGGGTGCCGCCATGCTCACCATGCAGCGCACGGCGTACGACGACACCGGACGGGCCGTGGAGTTCGGCACGCACATCTACCGGGCGTCGCGCTACGCCTTCGACTTCCAGTTGCTGATGCGCCCCTGAGCCGTCCGCAGAGCGGTCCCCGCCGCCGTCCTCCCTGTTCCTCTGTTCCTGTTCCCGTTCCCGTCACTCGTACGGTTATCG
The DNA window shown above is from Streptomyces sp. NBC_01451 and carries:
- the iolD gene encoding 3D-(3,5/4)-trihydroxycyclohexane-1,2-dione acylhydrolase (decyclizing), translating into MSTTPVRRLTVAQALVRFLSVQYTERDGVRQRLIAGTWGIFGHGNVAGLGQALLEAGEDAMPFHQGRNEQAMVHAAVGYARQLNRLSAQAITTSIGPGATNLVTGAALATINRLPVLLLPGDYFATRTADPLLQQLEHPVEADLSVNDTLRPVSRYFDRVTRPEALIPSALNAVRVLTDPVETGAVTLSLPQDVQAEAYDWPEEFFAERVWHVRRPAPDPYELAEAVRAIRAAGRPLIVAGGGIHHSQAEEALKSLVDATGIPVASTQAGKGSLRHDHPADLGGIGHTGTAVSDDLARTADLVIGVGTRYTDFTTASNTLFQNPGVRFLNLNIAAFDAHKLAARTLVCDARAGLTALTEALSGHRVNSAYEAEYGVGKERWEQVVDAALSASDENVVPTQTQVLGALDSVVGDDDVIINAAGSLPGDLHKLWRARSPRQYHLEYGYSCMGYEIPAGIGVQQAAPDTPVWSLVGDGTYLMMPTEIVTAVQEGLPVNLVLIQNHGYASIGGLSESVGGERFGTPYRYRAADGTFTGAPLPVDLAANAASLGMDVLRAKTVGELRTALATARASDRPTCVYVETDPTPTAPPAEAWWDVPVAETATRESAVQAREEYERQVADRRRHL
- a CDS encoding GntR family transcriptional regulator, whose product is MATPGDRARGVSGSPLDTLDFTLDRSSPVPLYYQLAQQLEAAIEHGVLAPGNLLGNEIDLSVRLGLSRPTVRQAIQSLVDKGLLVRRRGVGTQVVHSQVKRPLELSSLYDDLETAGQGPTTQVVRNERQPATAEVAAALGVKEGSEVVVLERLRCAHGEPVAFLCNYLPSGLLELDASRLESTGLYRMMRSAGITLHSARQTVGARSATAAEARRLEEAEGAAMLTMQRTAYDDTGRAVEFGTHIYRASRYAFDFQLLMRP